The genomic stretch TGCTGGCACACAGGATGGGAACGTCGTATATACTTTCAACGGCAGCTGCTGTCCTTCTTCATGCATATAACGAACGCCTTCTGCACCAAATACATTCGCTATTTCATGCGGATCCATGAATACAGTTGTTGTCCCTTTCGCAAGCGCAGCTTTGGAAAACTCCGTAACGGACAGCATGGTGCTCTCCACGTGCATATGACCATCAATCAGACCCGGTACTAGATAATGTCCGTTTGCCTCGACAATCTTTGTATCTGGTCCTTCATGTTCTGCTGCTGCCTTTCCGACTAATGCGATTCGGTCGTCTGAAATGACAACATCTGTATGCTCCAGCAGTTCTCCTGTAAATACATTAACAAGGATGCCATCTCGGATAATCAAATCAGCGGGACGCTTTCCTAACGCAACCTCACCTAATCGTTTTGCTGCTTCGTATTGTTTCGTTCTTTTTCCCACTGTGCCTCAGCTCCTATTATCCTTATACGTTATGCCCATAACACTGCAAAAAAATCCCGCACTATGAAACACTGCCCGAGAATGCCTCTTTTACGCATATATTTCTATCTATAAAATCACAATATGACGGTATGCGTCAACCCTGTAAAACTTAAAAACCGCCCCTGGAGGCGGTTGTTGTTATTACGTCCTTTTTGTATCAATGGGTGTTAGTTTTGCTTCTATTGTATCTCGTTCGCCTTCCAGAAATGGCGGTAAAGCCAATCTTTCTCCTAAGCTGTCCGGATCTTCGTCCGTGGCGAAACCAGGTCCGTCTGTTGCAAGCTCGAAAAGAATACCATTTGGCTCTCTAAAGTAAAGTGATTGGAAATAATAGCGATCTACCAATCCCGAGTTCGGCAGATGGGCTGCGTACAGAATCTTTTTCGCACGTTCCAAAGCTTCTTTATCTTTCACACGAAAAGCAACATGGTGCACACTTCCCCGTCCAGGACGCTCTTTTTGCAACGCTGGCATCACTTCCAGCATCACTTCAGCGCCTGTTCCGCCTTCCCCTACTTCGTAAATGTGTAAATCAGTTCCATCAGGGAGCTGGGCATTCGCTTTTTTTCGAAATCCCATTAAATCCAGCAGTACGCGCTCTGTTGACGCCAGTTCTGGAACTGTCAGTTTTACTGGTCCTAAACCAATTATGGCAAAAGCAGATGGAACATCGGTTTCTTCCCATGGAATGCCTGCATGCACCCCTTCATTCTCTTGATCAGATACTAACATAAGCCGCTGCTTTTCCGGATCCTCAAAGAACAGCACTTGCCGTCCTTGCAATTCAACTTGCTGTGCTGCTATGCCAAATGAATCTAAACGTTCTTTCCAATATACAATTGCTTTATCAGAGGCAACACGCAAAGAAGTTAGCGAAATGCTGTTGTTTCCTGTATACGTTCGACCTGCCCGATGAATTTCAAAGAATGTTAAATCTGTTCCCGGACTGCCGAGCTTGTCTGCATAAAATAAATGATACATAGATGTGTCATCTTGATTGACGGTTTTTTTAACAAGGCGCATTCCTAATACTTTTGTGTAGAATTCATAGTTATTTGCTGCATTAGCTGTAATGGCGGAAACGTGGTGAATACCGTGAAGTTCCATCATCATGCTTCGCCTCCTTAACGTACTTTTTATTAGTTACTTACAAAATGTAATCTATAACTTCATAAATTGCAAATACTTTCCCTGTAATTGATAGAATAGAGGAAGAGGAGGAAAAATGAAATTGCTGACATCACTTTATGTTGTGCGTCACGCACATAGTATTTATACATCCGATGAACGAAACAGACCTTTATCAGAAGCAGGCTACTTAGCTGCCAAACTTGTGCACCAACTACTAGCTGCTGAACAAGTTGAGATCAAGATATCAAGCCCTTATCGGCGCGCATGGGAAACGATCGCCACTAACAACCTGGTGATAATGGATGAGCGGCTGCGTGAACGTCAACTTGCTGACAGCCCAGCGAAGAACTTTCATGAGGCTATTCATCAATTATGGATGCAGGAAGATTTTCACTTTCCAGGCGGAGAATCAAACAAAACTGCCAGGACTAGGGGCGTTGCTGCCTTCCAAGACATACTTGCCTCCTACCCCGGAAAACGTGTCGCTATTGGAACACATGGTAACTTGATGACGCTGGCTTTGGGGCATTATGATAATCAATTTCATTATGCTTTTTGGAAGCAGCTGGCTATGCCTGCTGTGTGGAAGCTAACGTTCGACGGCCAGCAATACATAGGAGCAGAGCAGCTCTGTATCCAAAAATAGCGGACATCATTTGTCCGCTATTTTCCATCCATATGCTATTTCGGGATAAGCAATCCCTTCTATATTAAATTGATCTTCACCGATTTTCTGCCCGCCAAGTCCTTCGTAAAAGTACTTCGCCTCATTCCCTGCAAGCATCCACGCGACAATTCCTGTCATCCCTTCAGCCGCAAGCTGTTCTTCTAATGAACGCATCAGTTTTGTACCAACCCCTTGTTTGACAGACGCTGGATCAACATAAATGGCATATACTTCTCCATCATACTCCGGATACAGCTTATCACGGCATTTGCCGCCGCTGATAAATCCGGCAATAGTTCCTTCTGACTCGGCCACGAGCAGGAGCGATCCTGACGATAGTACTTTTTCAAACCGTTCTGCCCTGTCTTCAGGGTGAATAGCCGCCAAATAAGCAGCCGGCAAAATATCTTTATAGGCATATTGCCAACTCCGTGCGCTAATTTCTCCAATACGGCGGCAATCAGCTAGACATGCTTTCCGAATAGATACGGTCATCACTTTCGCTCCTTTTTACGCTAGTACAGTTGGCTGAAAATCAATCAAAAGAATAGAACGTACTCCTGGTCGGTCTGCTTCTCCTTTTTGGATAGGACTGACATAATGGCTTACAGCCTCATCATGAACACCATACGATTCTAATGGCCGATGAATTTCAAAGCTTTCATGAAACTGGCTTTCATCTGCATCCTTCGGCAGTTTCCCTGCACAAGCAGGCGTTGCAACGATATTCAGACCGCCAACAACATTATCCCGCTTCATCAGATGTGCAAAGGTGAACGGCTCACCATCCTGGTGAATAAGGTTAGGAGAAGAGACGCCTTCCTGCCCGTCTTCTGTCACTTCCAGCTTCACAAAATGAATACCTGCATGAACCGGCAAGATCAAGTCTTCCTGACGCCAAAAAGTCTCTTTGTAATCATGCATGATAATCTTCTGCAGTAATTTATTTTCCAGAATATGATCGGGAAGGGATGGAAATTCTCTGTAAGAGTCCACATATTCCGGGTTGAAGCGGCCTTGAAAATACTGCGCCATACTGCCATTTTCCCGCTCAATACTTGGCAGCCATTCCATACGCTCATCCTTATCAAAGATGATTGCCCGAGAATAGCGACGATAGCGGTTTAATTCGGGTGCATAGCTATCCGTCGGTAATGTATCAAAGACAGCTTGCAGCTCGGCTAAATCTTTCTCCAATCCATCATAAGCAAGCTCTTTCTGTAAATCATATCGGCTGTAGCCTTGTTCTTTTAACGCGTGCATGCATAAACCTCCACAAATCTAGAATCTTTCTCTATCATAATACATGCAAAGGGAAAGAAACATGTTTTCGTTTGCGATTTTATGACATTTACGTCAGGAGTGGTGTTTGATGAAGAAGAAATCCATTGCAGAATTTCAGAAACTATACCAAACAGCAGCCGTTATGAATGCACAGCTGCGCGCCGGAGATGTGCTGTACAGCTCTATCGGTCCCTCTACTTTCTTTTTCAGCCATGCTGGAATAGTTGGAGGAGATGGCAAGATATACCACGCACATCCATCAGGAGGTATAGCAGAATCTCTGCCTGCTTATTTGTCGCGGCATCGTTACGGTGGGACGCTCACACTTCTCCGCCCAAAAGCTGACCCAACAGAAGCAGCAGCATGGGCAGTGCAACATATCGGTTCCATGAAGGGCTATCGTTTTAACAGGACATTGGCAGATACAAATTGGAATTATTGCACGAAGTTTGTTTGGCAAGCTTTCTCTTCTGGCTGCGGTATTGATTTGAGTGCCGCCACAGCAAAGCTATCTAAACGCTGGATATTCCCCCGCCATATTAAACGTTCTTCCCACTTTGACCCCATTGCTAAATTCTCTCTCGAGTATCGGCTCTAGTCACAATTTTCTGGTAAAATAAGATGGATCGTATTTAAGGGGGAATAAACATGGATTTTGAACAAAAGTTAGAAAAATATGCTGAATTATTGCTGCATATCGGCTTACGTGTGAAAGAAGGACAAGATCTAATGATTTCGGCAGATTTATCCGCTGCACCATTTACGAAAGTTGTTGCACAAAAAGCATATGAAGCAGGTATGCGCGATGTTGTTGTTGATTACCAGGATGACAATATTACCAAAGCAAAAATCAGCTACGCGAAAGAGGAAGATCTTGATTTCTTCACTCCTTTCCGCGGTCGTGTTTATGAAGAACTGGCAGCAGCTGATACCGCATTTTTAGAAATCAAAACACCAAATCCTTCTCTTTTTGATGGCATTGACCCTGCCAGAGTTGCTCGTTATACAAAAGCGTTAGGCGCTGCCAGACAAGGTTACCAAGCTTACAAAACAAATGGACGCATTAACTGGCTGATT from Terribacillus sp. DMT04 encodes the following:
- a CDS encoding ring-cleaving dioxygenase yields the protein MELHGIHHVSAITANAANNYEFYTKVLGMRLVKKTVNQDDTSMYHLFYADKLGSPGTDLTFFEIHRAGRTYTGNNSISLTSLRVASDKAIVYWKERLDSFGIAAQQVELQGRQVLFFEDPEKQRLMLVSDQENEGVHAGIPWEETDVPSAFAIIGLGPVKLTVPELASTERVLLDLMGFRKKANAQLPDGTDLHIYEVGEGGTGAEVMLEVMPALQKERPGRGSVHHVAFRVKDKEALERAKKILYAAHLPNSGLVDRYYFQSLYFREPNGILFELATDGPGFATDEDPDSLGERLALPPFLEGERDTIEAKLTPIDTKRT
- a CDS encoding histidine phosphatase family protein, with the translated sequence MKLLTSLYVVRHAHSIYTSDERNRPLSEAGYLAAKLVHQLLAAEQVEIKISSPYRRAWETIATNNLVIMDERLRERQLADSPAKNFHEAIHQLWMQEDFHFPGGESNKTARTRGVAAFQDILASYPGKRVAIGTHGNLMTLALGHYDNQFHYAFWKQLAMPAVWKLTFDGQQYIGAEQLCIQK
- a CDS encoding GNAT family N-acetyltransferase, with translation MTVSIRKACLADCRRIGEISARSWQYAYKDILPAAYLAAIHPEDRAERFEKVLSSGSLLLVAESEGTIAGFISGGKCRDKLYPEYDGEVYAIYVDPASVKQGVGTKLMRSLEEQLAAEGMTGIVAWMLAGNEAKYFYEGLGGQKIGEDQFNIEGIAYPEIAYGWKIADK
- a CDS encoding 2OG-Fe dioxygenase family protein gives rise to the protein MHALKEQGYSRYDLQKELAYDGLEKDLAELQAVFDTLPTDSYAPELNRYRRYSRAIIFDKDERMEWLPSIERENGSMAQYFQGRFNPEYVDSYREFPSLPDHILENKLLQKIIMHDYKETFWRQEDLILPVHAGIHFVKLEVTEDGQEGVSSPNLIHQDGEPFTFAHLMKRDNVVGGLNIVATPACAGKLPKDADESQFHESFEIHRPLESYGVHDEAVSHYVSPIQKGEADRPGVRSILLIDFQPTVLA
- a CDS encoding YiiX/YebB-like N1pC/P60 family cysteine hydrolase, whose amino-acid sequence is MKKKSIAEFQKLYQTAAVMNAQLRAGDVLYSSIGPSTFFFSHAGIVGGDGKIYHAHPSGGIAESLPAYLSRHRYGGTLTLLRPKADPTEAAAWAVQHIGSMKGYRFNRTLADTNWNYCTKFVWQAFSSGCGIDLSAATAKLSKRWIFPRHIKRSSHFDPIAKFSLEYRL